The genomic window TTCGCCTTCCCAGAAGTGGATAGCTCTGTTCCCCAGCCCAGAAATCACAGAGACAAATTCCACTCCCCCAGTCTGAGGGAATCAAGCTGTCTCTTCAAGTGCCCAGCTCCTTAAATCTCAAACTGACAGAGGTAGATGGTCCCTCTAGCAAAGGGAAAACAGCTTTGGAATATCTGTGCACAAAGCCAACAACACTCAGCAAATTTGGGTAAAAAGCAAGGCCTGACTGACCCTTTAGGATGAATTCCCACCAGTGCCAGGACAATCTCCTGATGTTTGGGCCCCTGAGCTTTGCCTGACCTTCCTTTAGCTGTAGCAGCTGATAATATTGATTTTCTTGGGAGGGAGCCCCATGGACACAAGTGAGACTCTTATAACTGCTCATTTCATTCTTACCAACAGACAAAACTTTCCCTCACTTGAAGACCGACATAACTGCAAAAAATGGAAGTTCAGCAACCTTCGAGTGCCCCTATGAGCCTCTAATTGATTCCGCCACGAGGTTCTGGTGCAAGCGGGATGGCAGGATATGTAACAGGATCATAGACAACAGTGGCTTTGTGGCAAAAAAGTATGAAGGAAGAGTGGCCGCGTTTGAGAACCCTGAAAACAAAACTGTCACTATCATCCTGAACCAGCTGCAGTACAAGGACGAGGGCTTTTACTGGTGCATGTCAAATGAGCTGAGGGAGCAGCAATCATCAGCAGAACTGAGGGTTGTAGCAGGTAAGAGCCGTGCACAGGCAGttctctgcctgcccaggagGCACAGAACCACCCCAAGTGAGCAACCTGGCTTTTGGGGAAGAGATGTGAGCTCCGAGCCTGAACTCACCCCAGCAGCTTTAAAACTGTGCCAGAAAGTTTCAGTTTTGTGGGAATGCGCTCACAGAAAATTCTCATGAAGTATTTCTTAAGTCTTGCAAGAAAAGAACCATAAACAGCacctttaattttaatttagcaACTCAAGGAGCACTTTCCCTCCAAGCTCCATCTGAGGTGCTGACTGCCACCCCTGACGCCTCTCCCAGCAGCCCTGATGTCCTGTTTGCCTTGCAGGACAACCTGCGCTGACGGGAAAGAAGGAGGTGGAGGCACGAGTGGGCTCGTGGGTGAATTTAACCTGCTGCTACCCCTGCACGTACTCCTCCTACGAGAAGTTCTGGTGCAGGTGGAACGGCACCGGCTGTGCCATGCTGCCGGCgcagccggggctgccgcagccgggGGACACCTGTGGCCCGTCCAGCAGGACGCTGGTGCTGAGCCTGGGCCCGCTGGCCGAGGAGGATGCGGGCTGGTACTGGTGCGGGCTGAAGCGCAACGGGCTCTTCGGGGAAACCATGGCCGTGCAGCTGCGGCTGAGCGCAGGTGAGCTCCGGGCAGGGCTGGTGCGCCGGGGTGCACCGGCAGCCCGCACCTCCCGGCCGGGGCACAGCACCGCCTGCGCTGCGCTTTGCCTTCAGggctttccttctctccctttgCACTTCCCACTCATGAAAAACCTCTTTCAGTCTAAAACTCACCGCTTGCCACAGCAGTTTTACCTTTAACCCTGTGCTGATGAATTTTTCTTATTacaatgtaatattttattttataatatatttatttttaataattaataatacttataatattattatatattatatactattctattctattatatatataatagaatatataattaatatataatttataatctATAATctataatttatattatatactatatactatatactatataatatatatcatATACTATATACTACatactatatactatatactgcataatatataatttatactatatactatatactatatactatGTACTATATACTATATCATATATCATAGATAATGGATAATATATcgtatataatatataatatataatatataatatataatatataatatataatatataatactACATAATGCATAATACATAATGTATACTtattatataattaattttaataaaataatctaTAAGTATGTAATTAATTATGTATAAGCATTATTATATTATCATTCACTAATAATagttattattttataataatataatcTATActattataataatttattatattttatttatttcataataCATTTATTTAGTTTAGGCAACATCTGGCACATTTCAGGTGAAGAACTAATCAAGTTCAGAGATCTTGCTCCTGAGGGAACTTCTTATCTTAATAAAATGGAGCCagtgaggagcaggagaggctgaCACCAACAGCAAGGGGCTTAGTGTCAGCTTTGGTGGAGTATTTTGGAATTGAAAAGGTTTTTTGGTGGGGAAAATTGTTAGAAACAAAGAATAGAGCTCTGGTTATCTGATATTTACCCATCTTAAGTGGGTGATGGCCAAAATGAAAATAGGGTCCAAAATGTCATTGCTTTTGGTGGGCAAAGAGCCaggaataaaaagcaaagcaaagaggCAAGATTTGATCTGGAAATATTAGAGACAGAACTTAGAAATGCAAGACTTTTTCAAAAGTTCATAGGCAGAGAGAACCTACTTGAGATTTTTGCAGTAAATTATTTGGTGTGAGAGCATTTCAGGCCTCAAACCCTCCTTTTGAAGAGCCTCTcatggagagaaaaaacccgcagcagctccatgtccaCCAAACACACCCCAGCAGTTTGTGTGTCCGGCTCTCATGCTGCTGCTCTCTCACCCTgctccttctctggacacacagGGAGCGATGCCAAGCTCAGCCCAGAGTTCCTGGATGTTGATTCCAGCCGtgaccctggagctgctcccccAGGAGGAGCCCACAGCGATGCTGAGGTGCgaaaaggagctgccccagaaAGGTTGGTTCTCTCCATCCCCTGCCTTTTATCATTTTTGTGGGGTTTATATGAACTCGTTGTGTTTGTACACCCTGTGTGTGTTGTTTagcaacacacaaaaaaatcttgTCCCCAAAGAACTTTGCTCTAAATGTCAGAGAAGATAAAAAGTGACAGCAAAGGGCAAGATGAGTCACAACTAATCTCCAATTCAATAAAATAGTATCAGAAGGAAATTATTAGAAATTCCAGGTACAAAATAACTGTTTGAAAGCACTTCTGTTAATATCAGAGAATTTTCCTTCATGTATTTATAACCCAGCTGCTGATGTAGCTGTTTCAGCCCAACCTCAAGcctatatttttatttgggtCTTGTTTTATTCTGTGTGCTGGAATCCAGTTAATTGATTGAATTGCATCATGCTCACTCAGAATTACCATCCTACCCAAATTTAGCCTGCTGGATTTTCATGTGCATCATTCTCAGTGAGATCTTTCTCCCTCTGTTCCAGCTCTGATGAAAGCCATGGCTCCAACACTCTGGGCTTAGTGCTGGGCCCTCTTGCTGGCCTGATCCTGATTGTCGTGACAGCTTTTGCCATTGTCAAATACAGACAGATGAAGAGATCTGGTGAGTCCCTGCCTCTCTGGGCTCTcaaggaacagcagcagcattgaGTTAAACGTGCTGGGCTAGCTGCTCTCTTGGTACCACACCAGGATGGGCAGGAAGGTCCTTGTTCCTCCTGTGACCCACCCAGAGAGCTCCAACCCCCTGCTCCTCACACTGACCCACCCACAGAGCTCCAACCCCCTGCTCCTCACACTGACCCACCCAGAGATCTCCAaccccctgctcctcctgtgaCCTACCCAGAGATCTCCAACCCCCTGCTCCTCACACTGACCCACCCACAGAGCTCCATCTCCCAGGGTAtccaggctgggacagagcccagccctcCGTGGGCTTTGCCCATGGTGCCACAGCATCACCTGGCACAGAGGGTTTGGGTTGTAATGTGCTCTCACCCACTCTGAGCGAGACCTGAgggattttcctcctccctctcacCAGACCTGGTGTCCGTGGGGAGCTACAGGACGAACATCAGCATGTCAGACTTTGAGAGCGTGAGGGACTTCAGTGCCAGCAACTGTGTGAAGGAGAGCCAGGAGACCCCCATGGGAGGGGACGGTGAGTGGCtatccccagcccagccccggggtTGGGGGCAGCCCTTCTTTGCTGAAATACCCCACAAAAGCCACAGAAACACCTGCCAGCCACTGCCCCTCCCAACACCTTCCTTTCTCTGCCTGCAGAGTTCATCACCACCACGGACACTCTGGAAAGTGCTGCCGACACAACAAAGGCAAAAAGGGTAAggggaggcaggagagaggCCACTGACCTGGGAGATGTGGCCACAGCCCTGCACTCTGCCCCAGAGGGGCTCTCTCCTCCCAGGGACTTTATTTATAACAGCTGCTCTCCATTTTACCCAGATCCAGCCCCCGCTGCAGACCAGTCCCCGTGAGTAGGGGGGTCTCACCCCTGTCCTCACTCCCTGTTTTAGCAGAGACATTAACAGCAGCCACTTTGCTTCAAGAAATAAACCAAGGCAGCCCCAGGCAGCGTCAGGAAGATTGAGTTTGTTACCAGAAATATGAATCATTGGGATAAGCAGATGGCTGGAAACCACCATATCCCACTTCTCAGTAGTTCAGGGTGCACAGCGGGCTCTGCCATTGCAAGGGCTGAGATTTGCTGTGACCTCTGCATTTCCCTAATTTTTTctgcctcccctcccctgcccttAGGTAAGATCATGGTGCAGAGGCCCCATTTGGCAGTAGCTGCAGTGCCAGATTCAAGCCTGTGCTTTTCTAAGTCCCTACCAACAGGAGAGGCATGGATGCTGTAGGTGCCAGAAGCTGAACTGGAGCAATCAAGGAAACTGTCAGGACACCAGTAAAGCCCAGCAGCTTTAGGACAGGGAAGCTGGATGCTAACACCCACGGACAGGCTTGCCAAGGAATCCCAAACCTAAAAGCTTTTGCGGTCTCCCCAGGCTGATACTCACATCAGCACCAGTGTGAGCCGCTGGATTGTCCCAcccctgcagtgtccctgtTTTATCCTGGGATATCCACAGAGTGCTGCCTTTCCCCTGCTGCCCATCCCCTGACTGTGTCCTCCTGTCCTTCCCAGAGCTCCAAGGAGGACGCTGACCTCGCCTACTCCTCCTTCCTGGTCACCTCCAGCAGCATCGCCCAGGGCAGCTCCG from Taeniopygia guttata chromosome 26, bTaeGut7.mat, whole genome shotgun sequence includes these protein-coding regions:
- the PIGR gene encoding polymeric immunoglobulin receptor; this encodes MTLLAFLLLLALVPAESARGRHLPVAAISSPVFGPRQVYGVLGGSVTVRCFYPPTPVNRHDRKYWCRQAGSGCPTVVSTQYVAPAYQGRVALTDHPQAEHFQINISALELGDAGTYQCGVGVNGRGLSYRVTLSVVEAPPVPETPELFYVKLRSTWTVTCGFGEDTVEMKKYLCKKEKEGCRNIINSYQELGSIQLTFEEPPGSFRVTMTQMDWEDAGVYYCGAGEYGKDKTSKEVEVFIYEDKTFPHLKTDITAKNGSSATFECPYEPLIDSATRFWCKRDGRICNRIIDNSGFVAKKYEGRVAAFENPENKTVTIILNQLQYKDEGFYWCMSNELREQQSSAELRVVAGQPALTGKKEVEARVGSWVNLTCCYPCTYSSYEKFWCRWNGTGCAMLPAQPGLPQPGDTCGPSSRTLVLSLGPLAEEDAGWYWCGLKRNGLFGETMAVQLRLSAGSDAKLSPEFLDVDSSRDPGAAPPGGAHSDAEVRKGAAPESSDESHGSNTLGLVLGPLAGLILIVVTAFAIVKYRQMKRSDLVSVGSYRTNISMSDFESVRDFSASNCVKESQETPMGGDEFITTTDTLESAADTTKAKRSSKEDADLAYSSFLVTSSSIAQGSSGGDSAVLDPSPPQHRD